A portion of the Candoia aspera isolate rCanAsp1 chromosome 18, rCanAsp1.hap2, whole genome shotgun sequence genome contains these proteins:
- the SLC25A33 gene encoding solute carrier family 25 member 33 isoform X2 translates to MAGVAPERSTLLHLVAGGCGGTVGAIFTCPLEVIKTRLQSSRLAFRAIYYPQVHLGTLSGDGMVRPASLPPSLIQVLKAVYFACYSGAKEQFSHIFAPNSSIVHICSAASAAFVTNSLMNPIWMVKTRMQLERRVHGSKQMNTLQCARYVYRSEGVRGFYRGLTASYAGISETIICFAIYERLKQHLKDPSWSPFTGSPEMNSTNFFGIMAAAAISKGCASCIAYPHEVIRTRLREEGTKYRTFMQTARLVFQEEGYFAFYRGLFAQLMRQIPNTAIVLSTYELIVYLLEDQIK, encoded by the exons ATGGCCGGGGTCGCGCCGGAGAGGAGCACGCTGCTCCACCTGGTCGCCGGGGG ATGCGGAGGAACCGTGGGGGCCATCttcacctgccctttggaagtAATCAAGACAAGGCTTCAGTCCTCAAGATTGGCCTTCCGGGCCATCTATTACCCTCAGGTGCATCTGGGGACACTCAGCGGTGATGGCATGGTCCGTCCAGCATCTCTGCCCCCCAGTCTCATCCAGGTGCTCAA gGCTGTTTATTTTGCGTGTTATTCCGGAGCAAAGGAGCAGTTCAGCCACATCTTTGCGCCCAACAGCAGCATCGTCCACATCTGCTCAGCGGCTTCTGCTG CTTTTGTGACTAATTCCCTGATGAACCCCATCTGGATGGTGAAAACCAGAATGCAGCTAGAAAGAAG AGTCCATGGCTCAAAGCAGATGAACACGTTGCAATGCGCCAGATATGTTTATCGCTCCGAAGGCGTCCGGGGGTTTTACCGGGGCCTCACCGCCTCCTACGCTGGGATCTCCGAGACCATCATCTGCTTCGCTATTTACGAAAGACTGAAGCAACACTTGAAGGATCCAAGCTGGTCTCCTTTCACCGGAAGCCCGGAGATGAATTCCACAAATTTCTTTGGAATAATGGCCGCTGCCGCCATTTCCAAGGGATGCGCGTCTTGTATTGCTTACCCCCACG AAGTCATCCGGACGAGGCTACGTGAGGAAGGCACAAAATACCGGACCTTCATGCAGACGGCCCGGCTGGTTTTCCAAGAAGAGGGATACTTCGCTTTTTATCGTGGACTTTTTGCGCAGCTCATGAGGCAGATTCCCAACACGGCCATCGTTCTATCCACCTATGAGCTGATTGTGTATCTGCTAGAAGATCAAATTAAGTAG
- the SLC25A33 gene encoding solute carrier family 25 member 33 isoform X1, with protein MAGVAPERSTLLHLVAGGCGGTVGAIFTCPLEVIKTRLQSSRLAFRAIYYPQVHLGTLSGDGMVRPASLPPSLIQVLKSILEKEGPKSLFRGLGPNLVGVAPSRAVYFACYSGAKEQFSHIFAPNSSIVHICSAASAAFVTNSLMNPIWMVKTRMQLERRVHGSKQMNTLQCARYVYRSEGVRGFYRGLTASYAGISETIICFAIYERLKQHLKDPSWSPFTGSPEMNSTNFFGIMAAAAISKGCASCIAYPHEVIRTRLREEGTKYRTFMQTARLVFQEEGYFAFYRGLFAQLMRQIPNTAIVLSTYELIVYLLEDQIK; from the exons ATGGCCGGGGTCGCGCCGGAGAGGAGCACGCTGCTCCACCTGGTCGCCGGGGG ATGCGGAGGAACCGTGGGGGCCATCttcacctgccctttggaagtAATCAAGACAAGGCTTCAGTCCTCAAGATTGGCCTTCCGGGCCATCTATTACCCTCAGGTGCATCTGGGGACACTCAGCGGTGATGGCATGGTCCGTCCAGCATCTCTGCCCCCCAGTCTCATCCAGGTGCTCAA gtCCATTTTGGAAAAGGAGGGACCAAAATCCCTTTTCCGCGGGCTGGGGCCCAATCTGGTTGGAGTGGCACCGTCCAG gGCTGTTTATTTTGCGTGTTATTCCGGAGCAAAGGAGCAGTTCAGCCACATCTTTGCGCCCAACAGCAGCATCGTCCACATCTGCTCAGCGGCTTCTGCTG CTTTTGTGACTAATTCCCTGATGAACCCCATCTGGATGGTGAAAACCAGAATGCAGCTAGAAAGAAG AGTCCATGGCTCAAAGCAGATGAACACGTTGCAATGCGCCAGATATGTTTATCGCTCCGAAGGCGTCCGGGGGTTTTACCGGGGCCTCACCGCCTCCTACGCTGGGATCTCCGAGACCATCATCTGCTTCGCTATTTACGAAAGACTGAAGCAACACTTGAAGGATCCAAGCTGGTCTCCTTTCACCGGAAGCCCGGAGATGAATTCCACAAATTTCTTTGGAATAATGGCCGCTGCCGCCATTTCCAAGGGATGCGCGTCTTGTATTGCTTACCCCCACG AAGTCATCCGGACGAGGCTACGTGAGGAAGGCACAAAATACCGGACCTTCATGCAGACGGCCCGGCTGGTTTTCCAAGAAGAGGGATACTTCGCTTTTTATCGTGGACTTTTTGCGCAGCTCATGAGGCAGATTCCCAACACGGCCATCGTTCTATCCACCTATGAGCTGATTGTGTATCTGCTAGAAGATCAAATTAAGTAG